Proteins from one Flavobacterium branchiarum genomic window:
- a CDS encoding metallophosphoesterase family protein: MKRIAIISDIHGNLPALKIVLEDIKQRNIDQIYCLGDLVDFAPWHNEVIECIKELDIPCLMGNHDERIAFDYEVTPLAKHNQEERAARENGIKYTKQSIKRENKEFLKTLPERFLLNFTISGKETKILLVHASIRSNDEYIYENHSLADVQSMLAQEKVAIIIMGHTHKPYVRHVEATEESPAGTLINCGSVGRSRENSPLATYLILHIDEEKIVPEIIKLEYPVNEVIKAIEESPIPNFYADFLKKDLAI; the protein is encoded by the coding sequence ATGAAGCGCATAGCAATAATTAGTGACATACATGGGAATTTACCAGCACTAAAAATAGTTCTAGAAGATATAAAACAAAGAAATATAGATCAAATATATTGCTTGGGTGATTTAGTCGATTTTGCTCCTTGGCATAATGAAGTTATCGAGTGCATTAAAGAATTAGATATTCCTTGTTTGATGGGGAACCATGACGAACGCATTGCATTCGACTATGAAGTAACTCCTTTAGCAAAACACAATCAAGAGGAAAGAGCAGCCCGAGAAAACGGAATAAAGTATACAAAACAAAGTATAAAACGAGAAAACAAAGAGTTTTTAAAAACACTTCCCGAAAGGTTTTTATTAAATTTTACAATTTCTGGAAAAGAAACAAAAATACTACTGGTACATGCCAGTATCAGAAGTAATGACGAATATATCTATGAAAATCATAGTCTCGCAGATGTTCAATCGATGCTAGCCCAAGAAAAGGTAGCTATTATCATTATGGGACATACCCACAAGCCCTACGTAAGACATGTTGAAGCTACAGAGGAATCTCCTGCAGGAACGCTAATCAATTGCGGCTCTGTAGGGCGATCAAGAGAAAATAGTCCATTGGCTACCTACTTGATCTTACACATCGATGAAGAAAAAATCGTTCCAGAAATTATCAAGCTTGAATACCCTGTGAACGAAGTAATAAAAGCAATAGAAGAAAGTCCAATACCTAATTTTTATGCAGATTTTCTAAAAAAAGACTTGGCTATTTAA
- a CDS encoding MFS transporter, whose protein sequence is MNKTSFKPAVIPLMAVSAGVIVANIYYNQPILQAIALSLEVTETQIGKISMLSQLGYGLGMFFLLPLGDKVNRKNLILLLCCLLVLTLFFITLTSSLTVLYILSFFVGLFSTPAQIILPMAATLGKENRGKNVGVVFSGILVGILGARVISGTITELLGWRYVFGISGIMVLAVTFMLKLYLPEVPSKFKGSYFNLIKSTIALIPKYPVLRQTALLGSFTFGVFCSFWTTLTFHLSSAPLNYHSGIIGLFGLIAIGGALVAPYFGKLADKGNIRNSLITTVSMIIGSIILLKLFPYSIPVLILSVFFLDIGVQATQITNFTRIYSLHEEAHSRLNTIYMTTYFIGAAIGTYFGLLSWKIGKWDMATSQMLLWSVIALIIVFFSNKRKA, encoded by the coding sequence ATGAATAAGACGAGCTTCAAACCAGCGGTGATTCCGCTAATGGCAGTATCAGCAGGTGTAATTGTTGCAAACATATATTATAATCAACCCATACTTCAAGCAATTGCTTTATCACTTGAAGTTACCGAAACCCAAATCGGAAAAATTTCGATGCTCTCGCAATTAGGATATGGATTGGGTATGTTTTTCTTACTTCCTCTTGGAGACAAAGTCAATCGAAAGAATCTTATTCTGTTACTGTGTTGTTTATTGGTTCTGACTTTGTTTTTTATAACATTGACATCTTCATTGACAGTATTATACATACTAAGCTTTTTTGTTGGTTTATTCTCCACTCCAGCTCAAATTATACTTCCTATGGCTGCTACTTTAGGTAAAGAGAATAGAGGTAAAAATGTGGGTGTTGTTTTCAGTGGCATATTAGTTGGAATATTAGGCGCTCGTGTTATTAGTGGTACCATAACCGAATTACTCGGATGGCGTTATGTTTTTGGAATATCCGGAATAATGGTGCTTGCTGTAACATTTATGCTAAAATTATATTTACCAGAAGTACCTTCAAAATTTAAAGGCAGTTATTTTAATCTAATAAAATCAACTATAGCTCTCATTCCAAAATATCCTGTTTTACGACAAACTGCACTTTTAGGTTCTTTTACGTTTGGTGTGTTCTGCTCGTTCTGGACAACGCTTACCTTTCATCTTAGTAGTGCTCCTTTAAATTATCATTCGGGAATAATTGGACTCTTTGGCTTGATTGCGATTGGAGGAGCATTGGTTGCCCCTTACTTCGGAAAATTAGCAGATAAAGGCAACATAAGAAACTCATTAATTACAACAGTTTCGATGATAATAGGCAGTATTATACTCCTAAAACTCTTCCCCTATTCCATTCCTGTATTAATACTTAGTGTTTTCTTTTTGGATATAGGTGTTCAAGCAACTCAAATCACTAATTTTACACGTATATATAGTTTACACGAAGAAGCACATAGTAGACTAAACACCATATATATGACAACCTATTTTATTGGTGCTGCAATTGGAACTTATTTCGGACTTTTAAGTTGGAAGATAGGGAAATGGGATATGGCAACATCACAAATGCTTTTATGGAGTGTAATAGCATTAATAATTGTATTTTTTTCAAATAAACGTAAAGCATGA
- a CDS encoding AraC family transcriptional regulator encodes MERFIQHTPLFIRHFTTEIWPFPVHNHNHFELVFIHSGSGLHQLNGGEVPYKGSCVFLLCPSDYHLFIIEKKTEFSVLKFNNRYLDGTSSETAKNEWNKVLDQLLGISSNLDGKLVDSPQELEKISQLMRLIVDEWDGGSQNGSHEVLLYLIRSVFAIIKKNAFHSLGSNAILNEGLLVGIMNYIHKEIRTPANLNLKVLSAHFNMAPNHLSSLFKRQTGGSIKKYIDDYKYRLIENRLKHSTVLMKEISNEFGFSDVSHFNKFLKKQTGLNPKEVRSLVFSNQSQ; translated from the coding sequence GTGGAACGATTTATTCAGCATACTCCTTTATTTATTCGGCATTTCACAACCGAAATATGGCCGTTTCCAGTTCATAATCACAATCATTTTGAGTTAGTTTTTATTCATTCGGGCAGTGGATTGCACCAGTTAAATGGCGGGGAAGTCCCGTATAAAGGTAGCTGTGTGTTTTTGTTATGTCCATCTGATTATCATCTTTTTATAATAGAAAAGAAAACAGAGTTCAGCGTATTGAAATTTAATAATCGCTATCTCGACGGAACTTCATCGGAGACCGCTAAAAACGAATGGAATAAAGTTCTAGATCAATTGCTTGGGATAAGTAGTAATTTGGATGGGAAGTTGGTTGATTCTCCTCAAGAGTTAGAAAAAATTAGTCAGCTCATGCGATTAATTGTTGACGAATGGGATGGAGGAAGTCAGAATGGTTCTCATGAAGTACTTCTTTATTTAATCCGAAGTGTATTTGCAATTATAAAGAAAAATGCCTTTCACTCATTGGGTTCTAATGCGATTTTAAATGAAGGGCTTCTTGTCGGAATTATGAATTATATTCACAAAGAAATACGTACCCCTGCTAATTTAAATCTCAAAGTTTTATCCGCTCATTTTAATATGGCGCCCAATCATTTAAGTAGTTTGTTTAAAAGACAAACGGGTGGATCTATAAAAAAATACATTGACGATTATAAATATAGATTGATTGAAAACCGTCTTAAACATAGCACTGTTTTGATGAAAGAAATAAGTAATGAATTTGGCTTTTCAGATGTCAGTCATTTTAATAAATTCCTTAAAAAACAAACTGGACTTAATCCTAAAGAGGTGAGGAGTTTAGTTTTTAGTAATCAGTCTCAGTGA
- a CDS encoding DUF2911 domain-containing protein: protein MKNLNLLLIILLTAFSVNAQDVNFAPLDKTPVDISYYPHKAVKSKKTDTPTAVIKVVYSRPSANGRTIFGELIPFGKVWRLGANENTEIKFYKPVTVGGVNIPAGTYSLFAIPEKDKWTIIINNETDLWGAYAYDESKDIARVVVPVKTVSTPIEALSIAFTNKGSVANLTIGWDKTTVEVPITIK from the coding sequence ATGAAAAACTTAAATTTACTATTAATCATCTTATTGACAGCATTTTCGGTTAACGCACAAGATGTCAATTTTGCTCCTTTGGACAAAACCCCAGTTGACATTAGCTATTATCCGCATAAAGCAGTTAAATCTAAAAAAACAGATACGCCAACTGCTGTTATCAAAGTCGTTTATTCAAGACCCTCAGCAAATGGACGTACCATTTTTGGAGAACTAATACCATTTGGTAAAGTTTGGCGTCTTGGAGCCAATGAAAATACCGAAATCAAATTTTACAAACCAGTTACAGTTGGTGGAGTAAATATTCCAGCGGGAACTTATAGCTTATTTGCTATTCCTGAAAAAGACAAATGGACTATTATTATCAATAACGAAACTGATTTATGGGGAGCTTATGCTTATGATGAAAGCAAAGATATTGCGAGAGTAGTTGTTCCTGTTAAAACTGTATCAACTCCTATTGAAGCATTATCAATAGCTTTTACCAATAAAGGTTCAGTAGCTAATTTAACGATTGGTTGGGACAAAACAACTGTTGAAGTTCCAATAACAATTAAATAA
- a CDS encoding SDR family oxidoreductase, whose product MDSVFNLKGKIALITGGAGVLGSNFATVLAQQGVITGIVSQSIEKATKIVEKIQNNGGQAFAMQANVLKKEDLEKAKNFILEKYGRLDILINAAGGNMPGATISPDQAIFNMNLDDLQKVVDLNIIGTILPSQVFSELFAKQKEGNIINISSASAQRPLTRVVGYSASKAAIDNFTQWMAVELASKYGEGIRVNAISPGFFIGEQNKALLLNPNGKLTPRGQKIIDQTPMGRFGTPEDINGALLFLCSDMSKFVTGTIVKVDGGFAASSI is encoded by the coding sequence ATGGATTCAGTTTTTAATCTAAAAGGAAAAATTGCTCTAATAACTGGTGGTGCTGGAGTATTGGGAAGCAATTTTGCTACAGTTTTAGCGCAACAAGGTGTAATTACAGGAATTGTATCCCAATCGATTGAAAAGGCAACCAAAATTGTAGAAAAAATACAAAATAACGGCGGACAAGCTTTTGCAATGCAAGCTAACGTATTAAAAAAAGAAGATCTCGAGAAGGCTAAAAATTTTATACTAGAAAAATATGGCCGCCTTGATATTCTCATAAATGCTGCAGGCGGAAACATGCCTGGAGCTACCATAAGTCCGGATCAGGCAATATTTAACATGAATCTAGATGATTTACAAAAAGTAGTAGATCTAAATATAATTGGTACCATCTTGCCTTCGCAAGTGTTTTCGGAGTTATTTGCAAAACAAAAAGAGGGTAACATCATAAACATTTCGTCAGCATCAGCACAAAGACCTTTGACGAGAGTTGTGGGTTATTCGGCTTCAAAAGCGGCTATTGATAATTTCACCCAATGGATGGCAGTAGAATTAGCTTCTAAATATGGAGAAGGAATTCGTGTAAATGCAATTTCTCCTGGCTTTTTTATTGGTGAACAAAATAAAGCTTTACTATTAAATCCTAATGGAAAACTAACTCCTAGAGGTCAGAAGATTATTGATCAAACTCCAATGGGAAGATTTGGAACACCCGAAGATATAAATGGAGCACTCTTATTTTTATGCAGTGATATGTCCAAATTTGTAACAGGAACTATCGTTAAAGTCGATGGGGGATTTGCAGCTTCAAGCATTTAA
- a CDS encoding bifunctional 4-hydroxy-2-oxoglutarate aldolase/2-dehydro-3-deoxy-phosphogluconate aldolase has protein sequence MNTIQNTIDTILKQGILPLYFNTDEIISLAILRALYKAGIKAVEYTNRGPEAIANFKRMIIIRDLEMPGMLLGIGTIKNIEQAKQYYEIGADFFISPGFVPEVSQFLQSKERLYCPGCMTPTEIITAENAGIKFIKLFPGNILSPKFMSNIKDIFPSIYFMTTGGVDTTHTSINNWFSAGVSAVGLGSKLITQERTDNGDYDGIESETRKVLQIVQIIQKQL, from the coding sequence ATGAATACTATTCAGAATACAATAGATACTATATTAAAACAAGGGATTCTTCCGCTTTACTTCAATACTGATGAAATTATTAGTTTAGCAATTCTAAGAGCGCTCTATAAAGCTGGAATCAAAGCAGTAGAATATACTAATAGAGGACCTGAGGCAATAGCTAATTTTAAGAGAATGATTATTATTAGAGACTTAGAAATGCCCGGAATGCTATTAGGAATTGGTACAATAAAAAATATTGAACAAGCAAAACAATATTATGAAATTGGAGCAGATTTTTTTATAAGTCCAGGTTTTGTTCCTGAAGTCTCTCAATTTTTACAAAGTAAAGAAAGACTTTATTGCCCGGGATGTATGACACCTACAGAAATTATTACTGCTGAAAATGCTGGAATTAAATTCATAAAACTTTTCCCCGGAAACATTCTAAGCCCAAAATTCATGAGCAATATTAAAGATATATTTCCTTCAATATATTTTATGACAACTGGTGGTGTTGACACAACACACACAAGTATTAATAACTGGTTTTCTGCAGGTGTTTCAGCAGTTGGACTGGGTAGTAAACTTATTACTCAAGAGCGCACAGACAACGGAGATTATGATGGCATCGAAAGTGAAACTAGAAAGGTGCTACAAATAGTACAGATAATACAAAAACAATTATAA
- a CDS encoding YhcH/YjgK/YiaL family protein, whose amino-acid sequence MIIDSLNNAVTYYSLHPNFKKAFDYIKQNDIVNLSEGTYQIAEGLKAIVIVGEGTTKEESIKGFECHDKNIDIQISIQGPEFFAWKPREKCNNPNGDYSDEKDVRFFHDAPDMFFQLHENQFAILYPEDVHAAMIGNGTLKKIVLKVKI is encoded by the coding sequence ATGATAATAGACTCATTAAATAACGCAGTAACATATTATAGCTTACATCCTAATTTCAAAAAAGCATTTGACTACATAAAACAAAATGACATTGTAAACCTTAGTGAAGGAACATACCAAATTGCAGAAGGATTAAAAGCTATTGTTATTGTAGGCGAAGGAACCACAAAAGAAGAAAGCATTAAAGGTTTTGAATGCCATGATAAAAACATTGATATTCAAATTTCAATTCAAGGTCCTGAATTTTTTGCATGGAAACCAAGAGAAAAATGCAATAACCCAAATGGAGATTATAGTGATGAGAAAGATGTTCGTTTCTTTCATGATGCACCAGATATGTTTTTTCAATTACACGAAAATCAATTCGCTATCTTATATCCCGAAGATGTTCATGCTGCAATGATTGGCAACGGAACACTAAAAAAAATCGTACTAAAAGTAAAAATATGA
- a CDS encoding LacI family DNA-binding transcriptional regulator encodes MYLHRITFNIKRIGIITIKKIAELANVSIGTVDRIIHNRGQVTLENVSKVNAIIEEYGYKRHILASSLTLNRKFHFAVLLPKYENIEYWKSQVSGIEKAANELGKFGVVLNYFFFDFNTTSFKKYLKKIMNFECDGLLFAPIFYKESLHFLNEYKKKGIPIVMIDTDIARYQKHAYVGQDAFQSGYLAGRLVSFSLKKEKKILIFKITREIDSTSAYLQRIDGFYSFFKDHDEFSDFKFSEISIKGSGINQLNKAMFEDVNCVFVTNSRAYFVARFLQENDIKGVHIIGYDLLRENVEYLKSGVIDFLINQKPEEQGYIGIDYLYKKVVLQEPVKDTYFMPLEIVLKENYSSISKGI; translated from the coding sequence TTGTATTTACATAGAATTACTTTTAACATAAAGAGAATTGGTATTATAACAATTAAGAAAATAGCAGAATTAGCCAATGTTTCAATAGGAACAGTTGATAGGATTATCCATAATCGTGGGCAAGTTACTTTAGAGAATGTGAGTAAAGTAAATGCTATAATCGAAGAATATGGATATAAAAGACATATTCTTGCGAGCAGTCTTACTTTAAATAGAAAATTTCATTTTGCAGTGCTTTTACCTAAATATGAAAACATCGAGTATTGGAAAAGCCAAGTTTCTGGAATTGAAAAAGCGGCAAACGAATTAGGGAAATTCGGAGTTGTTTTGAATTATTTTTTCTTTGATTTTAATACAACATCTTTCAAAAAGTATCTAAAAAAAATAATGAATTTTGAGTGTGACGGATTACTTTTCGCTCCAATTTTTTACAAAGAATCGTTGCATTTTCTTAATGAGTATAAAAAGAAAGGCATTCCAATTGTTATGATTGATACTGATATAGCAAGATATCAAAAACATGCTTATGTAGGTCAGGATGCATTTCAGAGCGGTTATTTAGCAGGTCGGCTTGTTAGTTTTTCTTTAAAAAAAGAAAAGAAAATTTTAATTTTTAAGATAACCAGAGAAATAGATAGTACTTCGGCTTATTTACAACGTATAGATGGATTCTATTCATTTTTTAAAGATCATGATGAGTTTTCCGATTTTAAATTCTCGGAAATTTCAATTAAGGGCTCTGGCATTAATCAATTAAATAAAGCCATGTTTGAAGATGTTAATTGTGTTTTTGTAACTAACTCTAGAGCCTATTTTGTAGCTCGTTTTCTGCAAGAAAATGATATTAAAGGAGTTCATATTATTGGTTATGATTTACTGAGAGAGAATGTAGAATATTTAAAAAGTGGTGTAATTGATTTTTTAATTAATCAAAAACCTGAAGAACAAGGATACATTGGAATTGATTATTTATATAAAAAAGTAGTACTACAAGAACCTGTCAAAGACACCTATTTTATGCCCCTCGAGATTGTTTTGAAAGAGAACTATTCATCGATAAGTAAAGGGATTTAA
- a CDS encoding alpha/beta hydrolase, translating to MKNDTKIKNCVSVTILIIILKLSAPLYGQDKIIPLWTKAIPDAIQNTNYRETEINKDQTVVRISQVTTPTISIFLPHETKSNGTAALIFPGGGYSHLSIDKEGIKVAKWLNTMGITAFVIKYRLPSDLIMQNKTIGPLQDAQEAMRFIRKNANQWNLDTTKIGVIGFSAGGHLASSLSTHYNDVTYKTDFTISARPSFSILIYPVISMIKEVTHKGSMTNLLGINPSKEVIDKFSNEESVTANTPPAFIVHATDDIAVPSENSIKYYLALKKNNVPAELHLYEKGGHGFGLGVNGTSQFWTKDCVEWLKQNGYL from the coding sequence ATGAAAAATGATACTAAGATCAAAAATTGCGTTTCTGTTACAATCCTAATTATAATTTTAAAACTAAGCGCACCGCTATATGGACAAGATAAAATAATTCCGCTATGGACAAAGGCAATTCCAGACGCTATCCAAAACACCAATTATAGAGAAACCGAAATTAATAAAGATCAAACAGTCGTTAGGATTAGTCAGGTTACAACTCCAACAATAAGCATTTTCTTGCCACATGAAACTAAGTCAAATGGTACGGCGGCTTTAATTTTCCCTGGTGGAGGATATTCACATTTATCAATAGATAAAGAAGGAATAAAAGTTGCAAAATGGCTAAACACAATGGGGATTACAGCGTTTGTGATAAAATATCGATTACCTAGCGATTTGATAATGCAAAATAAAACAATTGGACCATTACAAGATGCTCAAGAAGCTATGCGATTTATTAGAAAGAATGCCAATCAATGGAATTTAGATACAACTAAAATTGGCGTTATTGGCTTTTCTGCAGGAGGTCATTTAGCTTCAAGTTTGTCAACTCACTACAATGATGTTACCTACAAAACAGATTTTACAATCAGTGCTCGACCGAGTTTTTCTATTCTAATTTATCCTGTAATAAGCATGATTAAAGAAGTTACTCATAAAGGATCAATGACTAATTTATTAGGCATAAATCCATCAAAAGAAGTAATCGATAAATTCTCGAATGAAGAAAGTGTTACTGCTAACACACCTCCTGCTTTTATTGTTCATGCGACAGACGACATAGCGGTCCCTTCAGAAAATAGCATTAAATATTATTTAGCTCTGAAAAAAAACAATGTGCCTGCAGAATTGCACCTATACGAAAAAGGAGGACATGGATTTGGTTTAGGCGTAAATGGAACTAGTCAATTTTGGACAAAAGATTGTGTAGAATGGCTAAAACAAAATGGCTATTTATAA
- a CDS encoding MFS transporter yields MNQTTKSAGKYRWSICALLFFATTINYLDRQVLSLTWSDYIAPEFHWTNNDYGNITALFSIFYAVSLLFAGRFVDWLDTKKGFLWAIGIWSLGACLHAFCGIATSGIITGHWFVGFEESKEIISTINDTGMVINVSVTLFIFARFILAVGEAGNFPAAIKTTAEYFPKKDRAFSTSIFNAGATVGALAAPISIPFIAKSFGWEMAFIIIGALGFVWMGFWVFMYDKPERHPKVCAAELEYIQQDDIADSKLEGYVPANTDKVSFMDCFKYKQTWAFAFGKFMTDGVWWFFLFWTPAYLSSVYGMDSTEAALPLFVLYMITLLSIIGGWLPTYFVEKKGMNPYEGRMRAMLIFAFFPLLALIAQPLGHISYWLPVIIIGISGAAHQSWSANIFTTVGDMFPKKAIATITGIGGLAGGVGSTLINKGSGLLFDFSKETNMEFMGFQGIEAGYFIIFSICAICYLTGWSVMKLLVPKYSPITNL; encoded by the coding sequence ATGAACCAAACCACTAAATCAGCTGGAAAGTATCGCTGGAGTATATGTGCCTTGTTATTTTTTGCTACAACCATTAATTATTTAGACAGACAAGTTCTATCGTTAACTTGGAGCGATTACATTGCACCTGAGTTTCATTGGACAAATAATGATTATGGAAATATTACTGCTTTATTTTCAATTTTTTATGCAGTTTCTTTATTGTTTGCAGGTAGATTTGTGGATTGGTTAGATACCAAAAAAGGCTTTCTTTGGGCTATCGGAATTTGGTCTTTAGGGGCTTGTTTGCATGCTTTTTGTGGTATTGCTACTTCGGGAATAATAACAGGACATTGGTTCGTAGGTTTCGAAGAATCTAAAGAAATTATTAGTACAATTAATGATACTGGAATGGTAATTAACGTGAGTGTTACCTTGTTCATTTTTGCTCGTTTTATTTTGGCAGTAGGTGAGGCTGGTAACTTTCCTGCCGCGATTAAAACAACTGCTGAATATTTCCCTAAAAAAGATAGAGCATTTTCTACAAGCATATTTAATGCAGGTGCTACCGTTGGAGCATTGGCAGCGCCAATATCAATTCCTTTTATTGCAAAATCATTTGGTTGGGAAATGGCCTTTATTATTATTGGTGCTTTAGGTTTTGTATGGATGGGATTTTGGGTTTTTATGTATGATAAGCCCGAAAGACATCCAAAAGTATGTGCTGCAGAATTAGAATATATACAACAAGATGATATTGCAGATAGTAAGTTAGAAGGATATGTACCTGCAAATACCGATAAAGTTTCTTTTATGGATTGCTTTAAATATAAACAAACATGGGCTTTTGCTTTTGGTAAGTTTATGACTGATGGAGTTTGGTGGTTTTTCTTATTCTGGACTCCTGCTTATTTGAGTTCTGTTTATGGAATGGATTCTACAGAAGCTGCTTTACCATTATTTGTTTTATACATGATTACTTTGTTATCAATAATCGGTGGGTGGTTGCCAACTTATTTCGTAGAAAAAAAAGGTATGAATCCTTATGAAGGAAGAATGAGAGCAATGTTAATTTTTGCATTCTTTCCGTTGTTGGCATTAATAGCACAACCATTAGGGCATATTAGTTATTGGTTACCTGTAATTATAATTGGAATTTCGGGAGCTGCTCACCAATCTTGGTCTGCTAATATATTTACTACAGTTGGAGATATGTTTCCTAAAAAAGCAATTGCTACTATTACTGGTATTGGTGGTCTTGCTGGAGGGGTTGGTTCTACTTTAATCAACAAAGGATCTGGTTTATTATTTGATTTTAGCAAAGAAACCAACATGGAATTTATGGGTTTTCAAGGAATTGAAGCTGGTTATTTTATCATTTTTTCAATATGTGCTATCTGTTATTTAACAGGATGGTCAGTAATGAAACTTTTAGTACCAAAATACAGTCCTATAACTAATTTATAA
- the kduI gene encoding 5-dehydro-4-deoxy-D-glucuronate isomerase — protein sequence MTNFEFRYATNPTDFKKYGTDELRAQFLIEKLFVENAIQLTYSMYDRYIVGGIMPVGKVLKLETIPYLKSENFLDRRELGIINVGGKGTVTVDGEVFELDKKEALYVGSGCKEVLFASVSGEQALFYINSAPAHAKFPNKKVGKENAEVIQLGDEKTANRRVLNKLIVNSIVQTCQLQMGLTELLPGNVWNTMPAHTHDRRMEAYFYFDLEAPQTICHFLGEPQNTRHIFMQNHQAVLSPEWSIHSGAGTSNYSFIWGMAGENLDYGDMDIVAPNELK from the coding sequence ATGACAAACTTTGAATTTAGATACGCGACCAATCCAACAGATTTTAAAAAATATGGTACTGACGAATTAAGAGCTCAGTTTTTAATTGAGAAATTGTTTGTAGAGAATGCAATACAGTTAACCTATTCTATGTATGACAGATATATTGTTGGAGGAATTATGCCCGTTGGAAAAGTTTTAAAACTAGAGACGATACCCTATTTAAAATCAGAAAACTTTTTAGATAGAAGAGAATTAGGAATAATAAATGTTGGTGGAAAAGGAACTGTTACTGTTGATGGAGAAGTTTTTGAATTAGATAAAAAAGAAGCTTTGTATGTCGGTTCAGGATGCAAAGAAGTTTTGTTTGCAAGTGTTAGTGGTGAACAAGCTTTATTTTATATCAATTCGGCTCCAGCTCATGCTAAGTTTCCAAATAAAAAAGTTGGCAAAGAAAATGCCGAGGTAATTCAGTTAGGAGATGAAAAGACTGCAAATCGCAGGGTTTTAAATAAATTAATAGTTAACAGTATTGTTCAAACATGTCAGTTACAAATGGGATTAACAGAGTTATTACCCGGCAATGTTTGGAACACGATGCCTGCACATACGCACGACAGAAGAATGGAAGCTTATTTCTATTTTGATTTAGAAGCTCCTCAAACAATTTGTCATTTCTTGGGTGAGCCACAAAACACACGTCATATTTTTATGCAGAATCATCAAGCTGTTTTATCGCCTGAATGGTCTATTCACTCAGGAGCAGGAACATCAAACTATTCTTTTATATGGGGAATGGCAGGTGAGAATTTAGATTACGGAGATATGGATATCGTTGCACCAAACGAACTTAAATAA
- a CDS encoding gluconate 5-dehydrogenase, giving the protein MKLFDLTNKRALITGGTHGLGMAMAEGLAQAGAELVISSTTPSKLEEALAYYKSKGYKASGYIFDVTDEKVAAEQIEAIEKNQGPIHILVNNAGIIKREPAVSMPIEDFRRVVDVDLVGAFIMSQLVGRNMIARNEGKIINICSMMSELGRSSVTAYAAAKGGLKMLTKNLATEWAKHNIQVNGIGPGYFATSQTEPIRVDGNPFNEFIISRTPAGRWGDPEDLAGTAVFLASEASRFVNGQIIYVDGGILATIGKPSNE; this is encoded by the coding sequence ATGAAATTATTTGATTTAACCAATAAAAGAGCTCTAATAACAGGAGGTACACATGGTCTTGGTATGGCTATGGCCGAAGGTTTGGCGCAAGCTGGAGCTGAGTTAGTAATTAGTAGTACCACACCAAGTAAACTAGAAGAAGCACTTGCTTATTACAAAAGTAAAGGATATAAAGCATCAGGATATATTTTTGATGTCACGGATGAAAAAGTTGCCGCCGAGCAAATTGAGGCAATCGAAAAGAATCAAGGCCCAATTCATATTCTGGTAAACAATGCAGGAATAATAAAGAGAGAGCCTGCGGTAAGCATGCCAATCGAAGATTTTCGTAGAGTTGTAGATGTTGATTTGGTTGGAGCTTTTATTATGTCGCAACTAGTGGGACGAAATATGATTGCTCGTAATGAAGGTAAAATTATTAATATCTGCTCGATGATGAGCGAGTTAGGTAGAAGCAGTGTAACTGCTTATGCTGCTGCAAAAGGTGGTTTAAAAATGCTTACCAAAAACTTAGCTACTGAATGGGCAAAACATAATATTCAGGTTAACGGAATAGGCCCAGGTTATTTTGCTACTTCACAAACGGAACCAATTCGCGTAGACGGAAATCCGTTTAATGAATTTATCATAAGCCGAACTCCTGCAGGACGTTGGGGAGATCCAGAGGATTTAGCAGGTACAGCAGTTTTTTTAGCTTCTGAAGCTAGTCGATTTGTAAACGGGCAAATTATATATGTTGATGGTGGAATCTTAGCCACAATTGGTAAACCATCAAACGAATAA